The nucleotide window AGTTACAAGGAGGAGCTATAAGGGAAAGGTGTTGCAATACATCATAGAGGCAAGTAGGTGCAGGTTTTCCATTTTCATCCTTCCGTAGGCAGTCAAACCTGAGCTTTTGAAAGAGTTCTGTGCGTTGCCCTGCAGCGCACTCCGCTTGCGCTTCGTTACACATATAGCCCCCAGTGGTGCCCCCATAGGGATAGCATGAGACAGTAACTTTGGCATTCTTACACTGAGCTGCTGCCGGGGCAGCGGTCATCAGGGTAAAAAGTAAGGCGGTAACGTAGGATTTCAGCATATTGAAGGACGAGTTTGGCTAACGGTCGTGCGGATTAAGGTGTTGTTGGATTGTCGTCTAGTAAGCGTGTGGAAGAATCTATGCAGATTAACAGATGGCAGTTCTTACTAGGACAGCTGTGAGCTTATATAGTAGTTTCCATCTTGTGAAAGTTAGTCAGTTGGCTTAACGAAGTAGATGCTGTCCTTGCTTGCGCCCGGGCTTTCTACAAAGGCTTCAGGGAGCGATCCCTGAGCACATGTCCTTCATATAGGGAGGTTGGCTTGGGAAAATAATTTTTGAaactccctcccccccttaGGTGATGAAGGAACACATGGGCGGACTCTGGCAGAGAAATGGGATGAACAGTAAGTACATCAAAGTTTAATTTGTCGGGATCAAACTACGGAGGCTCGGTGTTGATCCGGCCCCGATCAGCGAGGCTTGATCCGGTCCCGAGCAGCGTGGATTGATTCCGGCCCCGAGTAGAGGGGAATTGGTCAGGGCCTATCCATGCCTGATTGCCCCCACGAGACGGGCAGTCCGACTGGGAATAGCCTCACACAAGCAACGACGCCACCACGAAATCAATCACTGCAGCAGTTTCACTGTGGCCTTTGTACAAGGTTATAGGGGTAAGTAAAAGCCCCCTGTTGTGTCTACCCCGGCATTGAACCTTGGAATTATAGAATTACAATACATCTAGCGAAGTGCAATGTGCGAACAGGCCAGCAGGCTGCTAGAAGTACTACAAGCATCAGCTAAACCTAACATTAAAGAGGGGTAAGTGTAGGAAAAGAGTGAACAGAAGATACCTGCAGGGAGCTTTTACCTTTGCTAGATACTATTGCAATTTAAGTACTAATCGGATCTCTGTAGGGCTTCTGAAGGTTAAGCGCGAGGTAATTTGTTGTTATAACGGCTACCGGCGCTTTAAGACTTAGTACAGCAAGAGACCTAATCCCAAGAAGCACATTAGCCCAGCTTAGAATATAATGATTGTAAATAATAACAAGGGGGGACTTTAGGGGAAAGGTGTTGCAATACATCATAGACGCAAGTGTCCAGGAAGTTGCCATATTTGTCCGGGACATCGCAGTCAAACCTGGCCTGGCTGAAGGATGCCATTCGTTGCCCTGCAGGGCACGCCAGTTCACTTTCAGTGCACGAAACACCCCCACTGTTGCCCTCAGGGCCATAGCATGGGATGGTAACTTTGGTGTTCCTACActgagctgctgctgggaCAGCAGTCATTAGGGTGAGGAGTAAGGCGGTAACAGATTTCAGCATGTTGAAGGAGGGGCTTGGCTGCCGGTCGTGTGGATCGAGGTGTTGGATTGTTGCCTATTGAGCGTGTGGCGAGGTTGAAGGAGAAAGCAGAGAATGCCTCTTACTGGGACAACGGTAAATGTCTTATATAGCAGTTGCCATCTGTGTGACAAATTATCGATTCCCGAAACGAATCAATCGTTGTTCTCGCTTGCGCCTGGGTTCTCTACAGCGGATTCATAGAACAATCCGTGAGCATATTGTATTCAATAAAGGAAGGTTTACTTAATCATCAAAGACGGTAGTTAGTGAGGTTAGTGAGGGAGTATCTGGGGGGTGGGGTTTGGCAGAGGACTGGGGGCAACAGTATATCAAAGTTCATCGTGTCCGAACCAAGACCACGATTTCCGGAGCCTCGGGATTGATCCGGCCCCGAGCAGAGTGGCTTGATCCGAACCCGAACAGGGTGAACTGATCAGGCCCCCGAGAAGAGTGGTACAGGCCAAGGCCCCTGCGCGATTGCCTCGCCGGATGGGCAGCCGTcctcagccagccagccagccagccagccgtGGGAATACCCTCACAAAAGCAACAATAACACCCCCATGAAGTCGATGACTGCAGCACTTTCACTGTGGCTCTCTTACCGGTTTCCAGACTCACCACCGTGTGTTGTAACCAAAACATGAGTCTGTTCTAGTATGGGTAAAATactccctcggcggcctgtcATAGCCTACTGGATCTAGCCACTGGCCCTATCCCCGTCCTAACTGGGATAGAATGTGCGTGGTAGTAGCCGGATATCAGACTCAAGAACAAAGCCCTGCAATATCGAATAGAGTTTGCTTAGATTGTTGGAACAATCTCTGCCGTGTCCAAACTTTCAATAGCGAGGTTTCGGAACACTCGGCCTAGAGCCGACAGACaccgaaggagaagaacgaAGAGTTGCGGTATCGAGATCAGCGCGGCTGTGGAGATGAATACTGAGCTTGACAAGAATCATTGCGGATCTCAAAGCCATTCCAGTCTAGCTGATTCTGCCCTCCCACTCGGCTCACTTGCTCGGCAACCCGGTCTTCGTGGCTTGGGTTTCGAGGCGAGCTCTGCAATCGTCCCCGATGGTCTCCAACGGAACCAGCTTCCACGAACACGTTCTGACTTGAGTGGCCTGCATCTTCCTGCAATCGTTGTGGTTGTAGTTTCCGCCGTTTGGCATGACGAGGATCTCAAGTGCGTCGACGCGCGATCCCAAAACTGCAAGGCTTTCTTTGTAGGAGCTGGCCGGGTCTTGATCTGTAATGTTGATTCCCATCTTGAGGAATCCCCGGACAAGGGATCCGAGAGCGATTGCTTTGCagtgggaaggggaggatgtcgacgatgaagatgtGCCAGACTGTGCAGATTCGCGTCTACATTTCCATTTGCCCTGTGTCAACTCATGGTAGATCGTCAGATAGGGCTGGAGCTTTGTAGATATCCATtgcgcccgcgccgccgtcataTAATCTATAGTTACCAAAAGCGATCATGTCAACACACGGATGGCAGGCAAAGCTGGAGGGGAGAGATATGGAAGGCAACTCACCAATTATATAAGGCGGAATCAACGGTGCGGTTTCTTCTGCAAGCAGGCTCCAGCAGGACTTGTCTTCCCCAACCTCGGACGCAAGAAGTTCAACAATCAGGCGGCCATCTTCGTCGACCTCGCATATCTCGATAAGGCGTGATTGCATTTTGCTAAACAACCGCGAATCGCCCAGTGCCCACGCGACGGAGAGCAGTTTGCTGCTGTCTCTGCCCGATGCGGCCCTTTCTTTGCCCGTTTTGGCGCTATGCAGCCAAGCCTGAACCCACGGGCGAGTGACAGAAATGGCGTCGTACTTGTCCAGGAGAACAACAAGAGCGTGCAGGGTGTCGAGATCCATCGTGTCGGGCACCTTCGCGAAATGCCCATGGATGATGTCGAGCATGAGTTGCATTGGCGCCGGCTCGTCGTCCGGGAGTTGGACGACCCAATCGTCCTGGCCACCATCCCGGGGTCGAGACTCGGCGAAGCTGCCAAAGagcatcttcttcatcaccaGGGATGAACGAGCGAGGGTTCTGGAGCAGACTAGGTAGGTCGATGGCGCTTCTGCATGATCGGCACCGACGCAGAGACGCAAGTCACCATATTCGTCCAAGACTGTTGTGGGCTTCGGCTCGGGGGTCTCACGCCTCGCTCGCTTCGGATCTGGCTCGTCGGCCGGGGGCGAATCTTGAGTCGCCTTGACAGCATCCTGGTCCTCCATGGGATTTTTCAATCAAAGAGACAGTATTTTACGCAGCTTCTGGGCCGATGGCTGTGAGAAGGTGGCACAAGAATAGCATCGCGAGAGGTGAGGAGGGAAGTGGAGAGCCGGTTGACTGTGTGAAATGATTGGGTTTGGACATGAGACATTTGCCAACTGCGCCACTGTTGTGGCTGAAGTAATAGCCACACAAGTTGAAGATAAATAGAAATAATATGAGGGTGCAAGAAAGGGCGAGTGAGAGGTAGCAATGACCATGTGGAAGCAAAGATAGATGATAGGTGAGTGAAGTTTCTTTGACGCTATAATATCGTTGCGGCCTTGCTATGAGTTGTAGTAGAGATGAAGAGAACTGGTTGCAGACAAACGATTTCTAGTCACTACTAAGGCAATCAAATAGAAGAAAGAAACTTTGTGCTCTTTTGTTGCCATTCTTTGTAAAATAGGTTGATTGTATCAGCTGGAAGCCTCATTGCATAGTTTAGATGTATTGATATTATAAAGGAAGACCGACCAACTCGGAATGACTTTGTGCCAAATCGTCTGGGTGTATCGTAGAGTAAAGATATTATAACGAAATCAATCTTACGATGACGATTGAACAACCATGACGGCAAACTCCCTCTCAATTATGGCTTGGCCGTCGCTtggtcatcatcatcatcaacatcatcaaccatcatcgtcaactTCACGCGTGCTCCACCAACTGACTGATTACTTGTACGGCAGCCCCGTCTTGGCGGCCTGCCTCTGCAGATAGGCCTGGTGCTTGGGCTGCACGAACTTCATCCCGCCCCTCACGAGCAGCGACcgctcgacgccctcgcgcaGGCTGGACTGCAGGACGTGCTCGCAGGCGCTCAGGCTGAAGCCGAAGCGCGGGTGGGCGGCCTGGCCGAAGGcgaagctcgtcgtcggcgggtgCGAGAAGCCCGAGTGCGCCGTGTACAGCTCGAGGCGGAGCAGTACGGCCTGCAGGGCGGACGCGCTGCCGCGGTaggccgtcgccgggttCGGGGCCGTCAGGTCGatgcggcgggcggcgaaggaGCGGATGAGGGAGCCGAGGAGGATGCTGTCGCACCGCTTGCCGCTGTTGGGGTCCTGCGGCGAGGCGGTGCAGCGGTCGCCGTCCTTGAGGGCCGTGTAGAGGCTGGCGTAGGGCTCGAGCATCGTCGCGAGGAGGGTTCTGCGTATCGAGGCGGCGTCCTCTGGGGGGAGAAGCGAAGCGTTAGTTTTCTTTCTTGAGACGAATTTTATACGACACCTCTCAGATGGACTTTGGGAACACGCGTACCTATGAAGCCCGGCGGGACGAGGTATTCCATGTTGCAGAGCTTGAACGAGTACGTCTCcctgtcgtcgccggcgtacccgaagacgaggtcgccgtcgtcgtcgacgaggcacTCGGTGGCGATCTTCATGGCCATGTTGTTGAACGTCTGCGAGTCGCCCAGCTCGTAGGCgacgcccagcagcagcgggtCCTGCATGCCGGGCTGCTTCACGGCCTCCATCCACCCGCGCGCCCAGGGCCGCGTCATGCCGGTGGCGTCGTActtctcggcgacgacgagcagctgGTACAGGCGCGCGACGTCGAGCCGGTCGGGGACCCTGTCGAAGCGGCCGtgggcgacgtcgagcagcagctcgagcgGCTGCTGGCGGTCCTCGGGCAGGTAGACGGTCCAGTCGGGGTCGGCGTGCGCGCCGACGGGCGAGGGCCGCCGCTCGGCGAAGCTGCCGTAGAGCATCTTGGCGAATACGGGCGAGGCCCTCGCGAGGGCCTTTGAGCAGACGAGGTAGGCCCtgggcttctcctcgacctcgtcgccgacgcggaGAACGAGGTCGCCGTTGGGGTCCAGAACGTGGAGGTcctggacgtcgtcgtcgtcgtcttcgtccatgAGCATCGTCATCGATCGTCACGGCGGGGCTTAAATGTCTTGGGAAAGCCTCTTCTTATGAAATCCAAAGAGAAACCCGGCGTGCTGTGTCTTTTCCTGCTTGCGTGCTTGATGTCGAACCCTTGTCTGGCCCCTCGTCCGGCACCCTTGTCCGGCCAGCTCCCcgacgagatcaagaaggTTTGGACGTCGCGGTTGTGACCTAGTTTGGCCTGTCAAAGTCGCCTAGCCACGGAGTAGATCAGACGAGATGTGGGGTTTTTTGGTTGGTGCACGCAACCAAATGTTGGCATCTGCGCCGGAGAAGAATCCGCAAAGGGGAGAAGGACGAAAGTAAGACGATGTAGGACGAAGCGTGTGTCCAGTCTCTCTTGAGTTGGTCGGGTCAAGCCATGTTCATGTCCAGAGCGTGCAAAACATGCCCTTTATGGCAAACCCGACACCAAGAGACATGATAGGCACCAAAAGAGATGAACGAATCCGGACCAAGCCATGGCCGCATGATATATGTATGCACGCGCGCCCTCAGCTGCGTCAgccgggcggcggccccCGAGGCCCCCGCGATCCGGACCCCGAAAACATGCCACTCTCGGCTCTCCACTGTTCCACTGTCCAATGGCCGCTTGCATATCGGAATGCTCCCTAACGCTCCCCCCCGTCTGCTACGGCATCCCACCTCTTGGGGCGGCGCGGGACGCACGTATTTTGTCCCGCGGGCCACAACCGGGGACCGTAGCCCGagcccgtcgaggccggtCATGAACCGCCGGGAGGCTGTTTCTTTAAGCGACCTGCATGCACCGAACTCCTCACGATGTAAGTGGACAGACAGTTGACCTCTCGCCAACGCAGTGATGAGTTCGGCAAACAGGGCAGTGGCCATAGTGACTTACACCACGGCATGGCGCTGCTCATAGAGGTCATGTTCGTCCACAACGCCGTTGCTTAGTTTAAACAAGACCAAAGATGGGAGGCATCATACTGATCTTAACTCTGTGTAAGTTCTTGGGGAGAGATGGCTTATATCTAAATcacgtcctcggcgctgGTGACTAGGTTCTCTCTCACCCGGCTCCAATCTGTGTTTAATAAGCAGAGAGtgccgcctcccccccttgcATTGAATCTCAGTCACCAAATCAATCAAACACACATCATCTTACCCTGAAATCTCATCTCCTCTCATCCACATCGTAACCGTATCCGCTTCTCATCCCACTCGGCTcatccatctctctctcacacagacacacacacacgctcAAAGCCTCACATCACTATTCCACTGAGAGCGAACGTCTacatccatcatccccgtGAGATGCAATCCTCACCATGACTGAGCCGCAAACCTCCCCCGGCCAACGGTCGCCTGACGCCTCAGACGATGCCCCCTCAAAGTCGCTCTCATCACACCCACCACaagcatcatcgccgccagaCACCCGCACCTCACCAAACTCACCCAGAACCAGACCCATCATCGCTCTCATCCCCGACGCATCCTACAACACCCTCGCCCAACTCCGCCTCATCACACCCCGACGGCCGCGCACCACCcgacgcctcctcctcccagcggcgccgcccgccccccggCGCCTCTCCGACGCCCTGCGCGCCTTCTCGACGCACCTAGACGACAGACGCGCGCGCGGgttcgccgtcgtcgtgttcgccatcctcgccaacCACGTGCGGCGGATGGTCCTGCCcgcgctcggcgtcggcggcttcggcgcgCCCATTGCGACGCTGAAGCTCGCGGCGGGGAGCCCCGCCATCTtcctggaggaggaggtgcGCGCGGGCGTCCTCGGGAGGAACGCCGGGTGGGAGGGCGCCTGGAAGGTCGTCGGGGACGCGGTGGGCGGGTACGTCGTCGAGCgcgtcgcggacggcggagggacgaagacgaggggcCAGAGGACGGACAGGGACATGGTAGTGAGTACGGTCGTCTTTCTCGTCTGGGCCCTCGGGTGCGCAGAGTACGTGCACGCGAGGGCGGCCCacgccgcggccgtcggcatcgcgcacgtcaagctgctcctcggcggcccgTCCCATCGACGGGCGCTGGCGGGGATCCTCTTCCCGCCCTCCGCCGCGGGTGTGCTGGCGGTCCTCGGGTCGCACCTGGAGCTGGCCTGCTACGTCGCGTACGGACTCCTGCCGCTGCTGTCCTTCGCGGCCGGGCTCGTCTTCAGGCGGGACCCCAGGCGCAGCAGGCCGGGGTTGGCGGTGCTGATGGCGGGCTGGGCCTGGGGCACGGGGTACGTGGCGCGGTACTCGAACAAGTACTACATCGGGCTGGAGATGAGCGGCCTCCTGCTCGTGGGGTGGTGGACtctggcggcgacggcgctgTTCGGGTGGAGGGCTCTGAGGGCGCGTATCAGGGCGGCGTTGGGTGAAGATGGCCCCAGTTGATACGGGCTGGGTATGTAGTGAGTGTGTGGATTTCGATGATGCGAGCGAAGGAGCCGCTAAGTCTATCTTGAGGATTTTGTGTCTGAATAGGCCGAAACCCGCCTCGCACACTCACTCTCTTGAAGTCATGTCAgcagatcgccgccgcctgccatGTGCCTATACCATCTCATCCAGCTCACATCTGCATACAGCAATTCATCCAGCCCCTGACACCGACCGTCACTGTCGTTTTCTCTTGTCTTAATCGTAGTCTTTGAATATCAAGACCGGGAGTGGACGGGAGGTGTGTGAATCCTGTTGATGAGTTGGACCCCAGCTGCCTAAATTCTCACCCTCATTCCCTCTCCATCCTCATGCAGTTAGTGCTTCGAACGACGCCAAGCATGGATTCTTTTTGCCATGTTCCTACACAGCTGGGATTCCTCCGCTGGGTCTCTGGACCAATTACGCATCGATCCATGACGTGTTTTTTTATCCTCGACGACCAAGTAAGCGCTAATCGTCACCGCTGAGCGCCaggaacacacacacacacacacacacacacacacacacacacactcatATCCCGAGTAAAAAGATGTGTTCTCTGGAATCATTCTACGCAACACAGATCAACTTCCGGTGAACCAGGCTCGTTCTTGGGGGACTCTGACGATCTGTGTCGATAGCCACGTGATTGAAACACTTGTTGGCCCCTCATTTCGTCCCATCATCGACGCGGTCTGGTCTAGTCTGTCTCACTCACCCGTGCTCTCATCCGCGATTTGTGAGCctcccactcactcacactcgCTCTACTCACTTCCACTCACTTTCACAAACCTCTCACTCATCCTcaccctcatcctcatcctcaactcctcatcatcaacccCCTGGAGCATCAAAGCAGACATCATCATGGGCCCCCTCTACACCGCCCTCGTCCTACTCCCGACCCTCTGGATAGCCTCCCACCTCCGGTCTCTCTACAACAACTaccgcgccgccctcctcacAGGCCTCCCCATCATCATTTGCCCCTTTGACCCAGAGAGCGTAAGTCCAAAcccccgggcccggccccggccccggcccgtcccccgtcccccgtccccAATCACCCCCAAAGACAATCCCTAAAGACGACAAACCACCCAgtt belongs to Colletotrichum higginsianum IMI 349063 chromosome 5, whole genome shotgun sequence and includes:
- a CDS encoding Nuclear pore protein-like protein encodes the protein MLMDEDDDDDVQDLHVLDPNGDLVLRVGDEVEEKPRAYLVCSKALARASPVFAKMLYGSFAERRPSPVGAHADPDWTVYLPEDRQQPLELLLDVAHGRFDRVPDRLDVARLYQLLVVAEKYDATGMTRPWARGWMEAVKQPGMQDPLLLGVAYELGDSQTFNNMAMKIATECLVDDDGDLVFGYAGDDRETYSFKLCNMEYLVPPGFIEDAASIRRTLLATMLEPYASLYTALKDGDRCTASPQDPNSGKRCDSILLGSLIRSFAARRIDLTAPNPATAYRGSASALQAVLLRLELYTAHSGFSHPPTTSFAFGQAAHPRFGFSLSACEHVLQSSLREGVERSLLVRGGMKFVQPKHQAYLQRQAAKTGLPYK
- a CDS encoding Nuclear pore protein-like protein, which translates into the protein MEDQDAVKATQDSPPADEPDPKRARRETPEPKPTTVLDEYGDLRLCVGADHAEAPSTYLVCSRTLARSSLVMKKMLFGSFAESRPRDGGQDDWVVQLPDDEPAPMQLMLDIIHGHFAKVPDTMDLDTLHALVVLLDKYDAISVTRPWVQAWLHSAKTGKERAASGRDSSKLLSVAWALGDSRLFSKMQSRLIEICEVDEDGRLIVELLASEVGEDKSCWSLLAEETAPLIPPYIIDYMTAARAQWISTKLQPYLTIYHELTQGKWKCRRESAQSGTSSSSTSSPSHCKAIALGSLVRGFLKMGINITDQDPASSYKESLAVLGSRVDALEILVMPNGGNYNHNDCRKMQATQVRTCSWKLVPLETIGDDCRARLETQATKTGLPSK